A section of the Sulfurovum riftiae genome encodes:
- a CDS encoding transporter, giving the protein MYFNINSNYGFDDSLIIPNAEFETNIYALMYTRAISVGGNLGSISLIVPGAKVDAGVGNLPALQGKSSGLGDITLMGVFSLMGAPAYSKEEFSSYTPETIVDLLIAVTAPTGEYDADKLINLGTNRWSVRVGAPIMHFFSAGPGNSTSLEVQPSVTFFTDNDDTSLEQAPLYKLEAHLTHDFTMMFWGSVDAMFTAGGETTVNGLEKDNSQRSLGLGVSLGAFFSPTLGMTLSYGEIVSNNEHSQDGKMFRLTGKYLF; this is encoded by the coding sequence ATGTATTTTAATATTAATTCTAATTATGGTTTTGATGATTCACTCATTATTCCAAATGCTGAATTTGAGACAAATATTTATGCGCTAATGTATACAAGAGCCATCTCTGTCGGAGGGAATCTTGGATCTATATCGCTCATTGTACCCGGTGCAAAAGTAGATGCCGGTGTCGGAAACCTTCCTGCACTGCAAGGTAAAAGTTCCGGTTTGGGTGACATTACTCTCATGGGAGTTTTTTCACTGATGGGTGCACCCGCCTATAGTAAGGAGGAGTTTTCTTCTTATACTCCGGAAACGATTGTGGATCTGCTTATCGCTGTGACTGCACCGACAGGAGAGTATGATGCCGACAAGTTGATAAATCTAGGTACGAACCGATGGTCTGTCAGAGTAGGTGCTCCCATCATGCATTTTTTCAGTGCTGGACCGGGGAACAGTACTTCTTTGGAGGTACAACCCAGTGTCACTTTTTTTACTGACAATGATGACACTTCATTGGAACAGGCACCTCTCTATAAACTGGAAGCACACCTGACACATGACTTCACGATGATGTTCTGGGGAAGTGTAGATGCGATGTTTACAGCAGGCGGTGAGACAACGGTGAATGGCTTAGAGAAAGACAACTCTCAGCGTTCGCTTGGGCTTGGTGTATCCTTGGGAGCGTTTTTCTCACCAACACTTGGTATGACACTGAGTTATGGGGAGATTGTGAGCAACAACGAACATAGTCAGGACGGAAAAATGTTCAGATTGACAGGTAAATATTTATTTTAA
- a CDS encoding efflux RND transporter periplasmic adaptor subunit, producing MNINGKLMRSVALLLSLWFVAGCGGEKKEETAEMEQKPIEVKVHTLKKEKYPIWIYFTGKTQAFDEVDVIARVSGELKAYHFQPGQQVKKGDLLFSIDKSEYQAAWDQKNAILEKDKASYALAKANVKRYTPLVREQLAPREKLDELTATLKQLEATIRSDEAALKRARLDLEYCDIRASIDGQIGKPLVLTGNIVSAGTVLSKIVDSKKLYVNFNPSAREVALIKRYGKTEKPEVKVSIRGDKEITETLKGRIDFIDNISNSSTGTVAMRAVVDNAKGLIFPGSFVEIELFLGEYEVIAVHPDQVSQDQSGRYVYVVNAKNEVHAVHVEPFFSNNDLMLIGQSLNVGDRVVVGVISGLSEGTRVTPVEVSNPIKVKK from the coding sequence ATGAATATCAACGGTAAGCTCATGCGTTCTGTGGCACTGCTGCTCTCTTTATGGTTCGTGGCCGGGTGTGGCGGAGAGAAAAAAGAAGAGACGGCAGAGATGGAACAGAAACCGATCGAAGTTAAAGTACATACACTGAAAAAAGAGAAGTACCCTATCTGGATCTATTTTACGGGAAAAACGCAGGCTTTTGATGAGGTGGATGTGATCGCCAGGGTCAGCGGTGAACTCAAGGCGTACCATTTTCAACCGGGACAGCAGGTCAAAAAAGGCGATCTTCTGTTCAGCATAGACAAAAGCGAATATCAGGCGGCATGGGACCAGAAAAATGCCATTCTGGAAAAAGACAAAGCCTCCTATGCTTTGGCAAAAGCCAATGTGAAACGGTATACACCTTTGGTCAGAGAGCAGCTTGCGCCACGTGAAAAACTCGATGAACTCACAGCCACGCTCAAACAGCTTGAAGCGACTATCAGGTCCGATGAAGCCGCGTTGAAAAGAGCCAGACTTGACCTGGAGTATTGCGACATCAGAGCAAGCATAGACGGGCAGATAGGCAAGCCGCTTGTCCTGACGGGCAATATCGTCTCAGCGGGAACTGTTCTGTCGAAGATCGTCGACAGCAAGAAACTCTATGTCAATTTCAATCCCAGTGCCAGAGAAGTTGCATTGATCAAACGTTACGGGAAAACGGAAAAACCTGAAGTCAAAGTGAGTATCCGGGGAGATAAAGAGATCACTGAAACACTCAAAGGAAGAATCGATTTCATTGACAATATCTCCAACAGCAGTACCGGTACTGTCGCAATGCGCGCCGTGGTCGACAATGCAAAGGGGCTTATCTTCCCGGGAAGTTTCGTAGAGATCGAACTCTTCCTTGGAGAATATGAGGTAATTGCTGTCCATCCGGATCAGGTTTCCCAGGACCAGAGTGGCCGCTATGTCTATGTCGTAAATGCAAAAAATGAAGTACATGCTGTACATGTTGAACCGTTTTTCAGCAACAACGACCTCATGCTTATCGGACAGTCTTTAAATGTGGGGGACAGGGTAGTTGTAGGGGTCATCAGCGGTTTGAGTGAAGGGACCAGGGTGACACCCGTGGAAGTATCCAACCCTATAAAAGTGAAAAAGTAA
- a CDS encoding efflux RND transporter permease subunit — MFSIFFIKRPIVAMVISIFIVVVGLIALNILPIAQFPQIVPPSVQVSANYPGGSADVVEKTVTAPIEEQLNGTEGMIYMESSSSSDGTSTIKVYFDLSRDLDMATVDVQNRVSLAMPTLPDAVKQKGVSTKKLSSSMLLMISVQSSNPRHDALFLSNFASLNIVDELKRIDGVSNVQNFGERRYAMRIWLNPDKLSALGVTLNEVTQAIKEQNLQVSLGTIGDTALSRQRKYQYTLVAKTRLSSAKEFQKIIIRENEDGSKIYLKDISRVELGSESYISSAKLNGKPSAMLGIFQLPDANALNVAQQVKAKLEALQKTFPKEIKLAATYDTTKFVEVSIDEVVKTLFEALLLVLLVVYLFLQSFRATIIPAVAIPVSLIGTFAVLLFAGFSINTLTLFGLILAIGIVVDDAILVVENVESNLHKYPGISVKEATITAMKEIFAPIVSTTLVLLAVFVPVSFIPGISGALYQQFAMTISFSVLISSIVALTLSPALAAMILREHEGEKNFFFRTFNRGLDALKSGYEKLLHRLIKGWVVVLLVYVLLLGATFAAFKLLPTGFLPDEDQGTLIASVALQPGTVLKNLEASTQKIVKILKKTKGVHDVVSINGFNTITGVADSSNATLYIILDDWSERTGKETSVPSLIASLQKTINVKVPEAKTRIFGAPSIPGISAIGGFEFKLQNRKAMPLKSFEKEAHTFIQKLKADERIMTAYTMFNANYPQLYVDIDRDKVFSLGLKLNDVFAVLQTYLGSLYVNDFNKFGKTYRVFLQADPMYRTMKHDITAFFVKNNKGEMIPLSTIVKIKNTIGPNVITHFNGYQSIAVNGVHDIKKGFSSSDAIAAIEEAAAKYLPSGIGYEFSGITLQEKEAGNAAVYIFMLSLLMVFLFLSAQYESWLTPLMVMLPIPVVMFGALGANMMAGLLNDIYTQIGLVLLIGMSSKNAILIIEFAKELKAEGMAIVEAAIQASILRLRAILMTVFAFLLGILPLVFASGAGAASRQSLGTAVFGGMLMSTLLTFLLTPILFVVLERMKERFTKEKK, encoded by the coding sequence ATGTTCTCGATCTTTTTCATCAAGCGTCCTATTGTGGCAATGGTCATCTCCATTTTTATTGTCGTTGTCGGACTCATCGCGCTCAATATCCTCCCCATAGCCCAATTCCCGCAGATCGTGCCTCCCAGTGTACAGGTAAGTGCGAATTATCCGGGAGGTTCTGCAGACGTTGTTGAAAAAACAGTGACTGCGCCCATCGAGGAACAGTTGAACGGTACCGAGGGGATGATCTATATGGAATCCTCCTCCTCTTCAGACGGTACCTCTACGATAAAAGTCTATTTTGATCTTTCACGTGACCTTGACATGGCAACAGTAGATGTGCAGAACCGCGTCTCTTTGGCCATGCCGACACTTCCCGATGCAGTGAAGCAAAAAGGTGTCAGTACCAAAAAACTCTCCTCCTCCATGCTTCTGATGATCTCTGTGCAGTCAAGCAACCCGCGTCACGATGCACTGTTTCTCTCAAATTTCGCCTCATTGAACATCGTCGATGAACTGAAGCGCATTGACGGGGTCTCGAATGTACAGAATTTCGGGGAACGCCGTTACGCGATGCGTATCTGGCTAAACCCGGACAAACTCTCTGCCCTGGGGGTGACACTCAACGAAGTCACACAGGCGATCAAAGAGCAGAACCTTCAGGTTTCACTGGGAACCATAGGCGATACGGCACTCTCCAGGCAGAGGAAATACCAGTATACCCTTGTGGCAAAGACACGTTTGAGTTCTGCAAAAGAGTTTCAAAAGATCATTATACGTGAAAACGAAGATGGTTCAAAGATCTACCTTAAAGACATTTCCCGTGTCGAGTTGGGTTCGGAGAGTTATATCAGTTCTGCGAAGCTCAATGGAAAACCGAGTGCCATGCTGGGTATTTTCCAGCTTCCAGATGCCAATGCTCTGAATGTGGCACAGCAGGTCAAGGCAAAGCTCGAAGCGTTGCAGAAAACCTTCCCCAAAGAGATCAAACTGGCGGCAACGTACGATACTACGAAGTTTGTGGAAGTCTCCATCGATGAGGTGGTCAAAACACTCTTCGAAGCACTGCTTCTGGTACTGTTGGTGGTGTACCTCTTTTTGCAGTCTTTCAGGGCGACCATTATTCCTGCTGTGGCGATCCCAGTTTCGCTCATCGGTACTTTTGCCGTGCTGCTCTTTGCGGGTTTCTCCATCAATACACTGACACTGTTCGGTCTCATTCTTGCCATTGGTATCGTAGTGGACGATGCTATTCTTGTTGTTGAGAATGTAGAATCCAACCTGCATAAATACCCCGGTATCTCCGTGAAAGAAGCGACTATCACCGCAATGAAAGAGATCTTCGCGCCTATTGTCTCCACCACGTTGGTACTGCTTGCGGTCTTTGTGCCGGTAAGTTTCATTCCGGGTATCTCCGGGGCACTCTATCAGCAGTTTGCAATGACCATCTCTTTTTCTGTACTCATCTCCTCTATTGTGGCTTTGACACTTTCACCGGCGCTGGCAGCGATGATCCTTCGGGAGCATGAGGGGGAGAAGAACTTCTTTTTCCGTACCTTCAATCGTGGGCTTGATGCACTCAAGTCAGGTTATGAAAAGCTGTTGCACAGGCTCATAAAAGGATGGGTGGTCGTACTGCTGGTCTATGTCCTGCTTCTGGGTGCGACATTTGCGGCTTTCAAGCTTTTGCCTACAGGGTTCCTCCCCGATGAAGACCAGGGTACGCTCATCGCTTCAGTCGCTTTGCAGCCGGGAACAGTGCTGAAGAACCTTGAAGCCAGTACACAGAAGATCGTAAAGATACTCAAAAAGACCAAAGGGGTGCATGATGTGGTGAGTATCAACGGCTTCAATACCATCACCGGGGTTGCAGACTCTTCCAATGCCACGCTCTACATCATACTCGATGACTGGAGTGAGCGGACAGGCAAAGAGACTTCCGTGCCGTCACTCATTGCCTCTCTGCAAAAAACCATCAATGTAAAAGTGCCTGAAGCAAAAACCCGTATTTTCGGTGCTCCCTCCATACCGGGTATCTCTGCCATTGGCGGTTTCGAGTTCAAATTGCAGAACCGTAAGGCAATGCCGTTGAAAAGCTTTGAGAAAGAGGCGCATACTTTCATTCAGAAGCTCAAGGCCGATGAGAGAATCATGACGGCCTATACGATGTTCAACGCGAACTATCCGCAGCTTTATGTAGATATTGACCGCGACAAAGTCTTCTCACTCGGCTTGAAACTCAATGATGTCTTTGCCGTACTGCAGACCTATCTGGGTTCTTTGTATGTGAATGACTTCAACAAGTTCGGAAAGACCTACCGAGTCTTTTTGCAGGCTGACCCGATGTACAGAACGATGAAGCATGATATTACCGCTTTCTTCGTGAAGAACAACAAGGGAGAGATGATCCCGCTCTCTACCATCGTCAAGATCAAAAACACCATAGGCCCCAATGTCATTACACACTTCAACGGATACCAGTCCATTGCCGTCAACGGGGTGCATGACATCAAGAAAGGATTCTCTTCCTCCGATGCCATTGCTGCCATTGAAGAAGCCGCAGCCAAATACCTTCCCTCCGGTATCGGGTATGAATTCTCGGGGATCACTCTGCAGGAGAAAGAGGCGGGAAATGCAGCGGTTTACATCTTTATGCTGTCGTTGCTGATGGTCTTTCTCTTCCTCTCTGCACAGTATGAAAGCTGGTTGACACCGCTGATGGTGATGCTGCCGATCCCGGTGGTGATGTTCGGTGCGCTGGGTGCCAATATGATGGCTGGATTGCTCAATGACATCTATACGCAGATCGGTCTGGTACTGCTCATTGGTATGTCGAGCAAGAATGCCATTCTCATTATCGAGTTCGCCAAAGAGCTGAAAGCAGAGGGAATGGCCATCGTCGAAGCGGCCATTCAGGCTTCCATCCTGAGGCTGCGTGCTATTTTAATGACGGTTTTCGCCTTTCTTCTCGGTATTCTGCCTCTGGTCTTTGCTTCGGGTGCCGGTGCGGCCTCAAGACAGTCTCTGGGTACGGCGGTATTTGGCGGGATGCTGATGTCAACATTGTTGACATTTTTATTGACGCCAATACTCTTTGTGGTACTTGAGAGAATGAAAGAACGTTTCACCAAGGAGAAAAAATGA
- a CDS encoding TolC family protein yields the protein MKIRSCLGGVLFFSFVSLVSLNAAAHTLTIDEVIELSLKHSPDIDSSRFDFEGALQRTKAAEGFYLPSVDLSANAGKQYNGFKSSASNNMDLLVGTLGASQLLYDFGKTSGLIGSAKEEALAYQAQMQQIISDKIYMVKKAYYDVLKAKSIIEVQRKNVNLQKQQLRRAQRYLASGIKTIIDVSDAQVRVEQAKLDLENAKYDLELKRAVLEEEMGYMPYNGNYTLYSKKLPLPNLSRGLPGMQRSLGELESFAYTHRYALEGSAHIINSAQSSVRTSKGDYYPTLSVGANYTAQHVDESVALMQPERQGQVALQMNWNLFSGYQTDAKVQEAKIAVLKASSQLQTVKLAIKRQVIDAYIEVRRNRKNVDLSESIAKASLKKLDQAQKRYENDLSDYIELQDAQQGYIVSLSNLVTAYYDYYIALAQLDHAIGR from the coding sequence ATGAAGATAAGATCCTGCCTGGGAGGGGTACTGTTTTTCTCTTTCGTCTCTCTTGTTTCCCTCAATGCAGCAGCACACACTTTGACGATCGATGAGGTCATCGAACTCAGTCTAAAACACAGCCCGGATATTGACAGCAGCCGTTTTGATTTTGAGGGTGCCCTGCAGCGTACGAAGGCAGCAGAAGGTTTCTACCTTCCTTCCGTGGACCTCAGTGCCAATGCAGGGAAGCAGTATAACGGGTTTAAAAGCAGCGCATCCAACAATATGGATCTTCTGGTGGGGACACTGGGTGCTTCCCAGCTTCTGTATGACTTTGGAAAGACAAGCGGTCTGATAGGGAGTGCCAAAGAGGAAGCACTGGCATATCAGGCACAGATGCAGCAGATCATTTCAGACAAGATATATATGGTTAAAAAAGCCTATTATGACGTACTGAAAGCCAAAAGTATCATTGAGGTACAGCGCAAAAATGTCAACCTGCAGAAGCAGCAGCTGCGCCGTGCACAGAGATACCTGGCTTCAGGGATCAAAACGATCATCGATGTTTCAGATGCACAGGTACGTGTCGAGCAGGCAAAGCTCGATCTGGAAAATGCAAAGTACGATCTTGAACTCAAAAGAGCCGTACTCGAAGAAGAGATGGGGTATATGCCCTATAACGGGAACTATACACTGTACAGTAAAAAACTGCCTCTGCCCAACCTGAGTAGAGGTCTGCCGGGCATGCAGCGTTCTCTGGGCGAGTTGGAATCTTTTGCCTACACGCACCGTTATGCACTTGAGGGTTCTGCACATATCATCAACAGTGCACAGTCCAGTGTGAGAACCTCCAAAGGAGACTATTATCCAACCCTCTCTGTAGGGGCGAACTACACAGCACAGCATGTCGATGAGAGTGTAGCGCTGATGCAGCCTGAAAGACAGGGACAGGTCGCCCTGCAGATGAACTGGAATCTTTTCTCAGGCTATCAAACCGATGCCAAAGTGCAGGAGGCGAAGATAGCGGTATTGAAAGCTTCCTCACAACTGCAGACTGTCAAGCTGGCGATCAAACGCCAGGTGATCGATGCCTATATAGAGGTAAGACGAAATAGAAAAAATGTCGATCTTTCAGAAAGCATTGCCAAAGCGAGTCTGAAAAAGTTGGACCAGGCACAAAAACGCTATGAGAACGATCTTTCTGATTACATAGAGCTTCAGGATGCCCAACAGGGCTACATCGTATCTCTCTCTAACCTGGTGACCGCCTATTATGACTATTACATCGCCCTGGCACAGCTCGATCATGCGATAGGACGATGA
- the nfo gene encoding deoxyribonuclease IV, translating to MKFVGAHVSASGGVDNAPLNAMAIGAKAFALFTKNQRQWVAKPLEAKTIDAFKKNLEIAGILPKHVLPHDSYLINLGHPETEKLEKSRAAFIDELERCQQLGLDKLNFHPGSHLVKIPKKDPEYEAKLMEAEQHCLDVIAESMNLAIEATKDSDVKLIIENTAGQGSNLGYRFEHLAHLIEKVEDKSRVGVCLDTCHTFTAGYDLRTREAYDETMDAFEHIVGFKYLMGMHINDSKPKLGSRVDRHASLGQGEIGWDAFRFIMNDPRMDDMPLVLETIDETLWPEEIKALYALIET from the coding sequence ATGAAATTCGTAGGCGCACATGTCAGTGCAAGCGGTGGAGTGGACAATGCACCGCTCAATGCCATGGCCATCGGGGCCAAAGCTTTTGCTCTGTTTACAAAGAACCAGAGACAGTGGGTTGCCAAACCGTTGGAGGCAAAGACCATCGATGCTTTCAAGAAAAACCTGGAGATCGCAGGCATTTTACCAAAGCATGTCCTCCCGCATGACTCCTACCTGATCAACCTGGGGCATCCCGAAACAGAAAAATTGGAAAAATCGAGAGCAGCCTTTATCGATGAACTGGAACGCTGTCAACAGCTTGGACTGGACAAGCTCAATTTCCATCCGGGTTCGCATCTGGTGAAGATACCGAAGAAAGACCCGGAGTATGAGGCAAAGCTGATGGAAGCCGAACAGCACTGTCTTGACGTCATCGCCGAATCGATGAACCTTGCCATAGAAGCGACCAAAGATTCCGATGTCAAGCTCATTATCGAAAATACGGCAGGTCAGGGCTCGAACCTCGGGTACCGTTTCGAGCACCTTGCACACCTCATAGAAAAAGTGGAGGACAAAAGCAGGGTAGGTGTCTGTCTCGATACCTGCCACACCTTCACGGCAGGCTATGACCTAAGGACGAGAGAAGCCTACGATGAGACGATGGATGCTTTCGAGCATATCGTAGGGTTCAAATATCTGATGGGGATGCACATCAACGACTCCAAACCGAAACTCGGTTCCCGCGTGGACAGACATGCCTCCCTGGGGCAGGGAGAGATAGGTTGGGATGCTTTCAGGTTCATCATGAACGACCCGCGCATGGACGACATGCCGCTCGTTCTGGAAACCATCGATGAAACACTCTGGCCTGAGGAGATCAAGGCACTCTACGCACTGATTGAAACATAA
- a CDS encoding lipase family protein, translating into MKHTVKGILVLSVLFFVGCGSDLQQPDNESVIGGEVVVDLDGASIKQNLIAAGMPGIDESSTVYGYKAYKIPYTTTDEKGNSVKVSGLMVIPTGVPDAMKQAGFSVVSDDHDTIMANADAPTVRASNNSTPEGAPVILTSLYAFVTLQPDYIGFGDSVEHYHPFLLKKSAANATVDFINAARKFASENGINLNGQLFLTGYSEGGYAALATLEKIEQDGELQVTLAAPMAGPYDMNQTAMGQLSQEVLPIPSYVAYVAYAYTLSYNQDLSSVFNEPYDSQVETLFDGSLARPEIDPQLPNATDGLIDPDFRYDFLTNPYNWLREATLENNVNEWGPKTPVKLVHCRGDNVVPFPMAQLAEATMNAYGAADVSIVPVEVAVTQDPATALRYNHFECGPVAYGVAANIFAQTRKATIGY; encoded by the coding sequence ATGAAACATACAGTTAAAGGAATATTGGTACTTTCAGTACTCTTCTTTGTCGGATGTGGCAGCGATCTGCAGCAGCCCGATAACGAATCGGTGATCGGCGGCGAGGTTGTTGTCGACCTGGATGGTGCAAGTATCAAACAGAATTTGATTGCTGCCGGTATGCCCGGAATAGACGAATCGAGTACAGTATATGGCTATAAAGCCTATAAGATCCCCTATACTACTACAGATGAAAAGGGGAACAGTGTAAAGGTATCAGGCCTGATGGTCATCCCTACAGGTGTACCTGATGCGATGAAACAAGCAGGATTTTCTGTGGTCAGTGATGACCATGATACCATCATGGCAAATGCGGATGCACCGACAGTAAGAGCATCAAACAACAGTACACCCGAAGGTGCACCTGTTATTCTCACATCATTGTATGCCTTTGTCACACTACAACCTGACTATATAGGATTCGGTGATTCGGTTGAGCACTACCATCCGTTCCTGCTTAAGAAATCGGCGGCGAATGCCACTGTTGACTTTATCAACGCAGCAAGAAAATTCGCTTCTGAGAATGGCATCAATCTGAATGGACAGCTTTTCCTTACCGGATACAGTGAAGGTGGATATGCTGCCCTTGCAACATTGGAAAAGATCGAACAGGACGGAGAACTGCAAGTAACACTGGCTGCACCGATGGCAGGACCGTATGATATGAATCAAACAGCGATGGGTCAATTAAGTCAAGAGGTATTGCCTATTCCCTCATATGTTGCATATGTAGCCTATGCCTATACACTTTCCTATAATCAAGATTTGTCATCTGTTTTTAACGAACCTTATGATTCTCAGGTTGAAACTTTGTTCGATGGATCACTGGCACGTCCCGAGATAGATCCGCAGTTACCTAATGCTACTGACGGATTGATCGATCCGGATTTCAGATATGATTTTCTTACCAATCCATATAATTGGCTAAGAGAAGCAACGCTTGAGAACAATGTAAATGAATGGGGCCCGAAAACACCTGTAAAACTGGTCCATTGTCGGGGAGATAATGTTGTTCCTTTTCCTATGGCACAACTCGCAGAGGCAACAATGAATGCCTATGGTGCTGCAGATGTAAGTATCGTGCCGGTTGAAGTTGCGGTTACGCAGGACCCTGCCACGGCATTGAGATATAACCACTTCGAGTGTGGACCTGTGGCTTATGGCGTTGCAGCGAATATATTTGCCCAGACAAGAAAAGCAACAATAGGATATTAG
- a CDS encoding OmpP1/FadL family transporter, which yields MKKIIALSVITSGLLTAAGYKIPEQSLNSMALGAAYVAHTSGADTNYYNPAAMSFMADKQYAEGSLTLAHLPSNVYTLIEPYSGKSEEENILIPDMHYVANAMGDFRWGVSLTAPGGLTKRWETPYQKLYAEEFTLKIIELNPSVSYRINDEFSIGGGLRFIYSEGKVYSDGAGAGAPIKREMEGDTFEFGYNLALLYKPTSDINLAVTYRSNIDLKEEGQANLYFGGVGKQYDADVTVPLPAALNLSVSKTWNDTFTLELNYERTYWSSYETLDFNYGSPITPVLVPYFDAAQPRDWEDTNTFRIGATIELDKITMMMGFALDETPVPDKTIGFELPDSDAKIFTMGFRYQQTDALSWGAAFLYDGKDARSLTPGVADNQVLVNGGGFSGGGAYLTTLGVAYEF from the coding sequence ATGAAAAAAATAATAGCATTAAGTGTAATCACAAGCGGACTCTTGACAGCAGCCGGATATAAGATCCCCGAGCAGTCTCTCAATTCAATGGCACTGGGTGCTGCCTATGTGGCCCATACCTCTGGTGCGGATACGAACTACTATAACCCGGCAGCCATGAGCTTTATGGCCGACAAGCAGTATGCGGAAGGCTCACTTACCCTGGCACACCTTCCCTCCAATGTCTATACGCTCATAGAGCCGTACAGCGGAAAATCTGAAGAGGAGAACATACTCATCCCCGATATGCACTATGTTGCCAATGCCATGGGAGATTTCAGATGGGGAGTGAGCCTTACTGCACCGGGAGGACTTACCAAGCGCTGGGAGACCCCGTATCAAAAACTGTATGCAGAAGAGTTCACACTCAAGATCATCGAGCTTAACCCTTCGGTCTCCTACCGTATCAATGACGAGTTCAGTATCGGCGGTGGATTGCGTTTTATCTACAGTGAAGGAAAGGTATACAGTGACGGTGCCGGAGCCGGAGCACCTATCAAGCGTGAAATGGAAGGGGACACGTTCGAGTTCGGCTATAATCTGGCACTGCTTTACAAACCGACCAGCGACATCAACCTTGCCGTCACCTACCGCTCCAATATCGACCTGAAAGAAGAGGGCCAGGCCAATCTTTATTTCGGCGGTGTGGGGAAACAGTATGATGCAGATGTCACTGTACCGCTTCCTGCAGCGTTGAACCTGTCTGTCTCCAAAACATGGAACGATACCTTTACACTGGAACTCAACTATGAAAGAACCTATTGGTCAAGCTATGAAACACTGGACTTCAACTACGGCAGCCCGATCACACCGGTACTGGTTCCCTATTTTGATGCAGCTCAGCCCAGAGACTGGGAAGATACCAATACCTTCAGGATCGGTGCTACCATCGAGCTGGACAAGATCACGATGATGATGGGATTCGCGCTTGATGAAACACCGGTACCGGACAAGACGATAGGATTCGAACTGCCCGACAGTGACGCGAAGATCTTCACGATGGGATTCCGTTATCAGCAGACAGATGCTCTTTCCTGGGGTGCGGCATTCCTCTATGACGGTAAAGATGCCCGTTCTCTCACGCCGGGTGTTGCCGACAACCAGGTACTTGTCAACGGCGGTGGCTTCAGCGGTGGCGGAGCCTACCTCACGACACTCGGTGTAGCATACGAGTTCTAA